A genomic window from Halobellus ruber includes:
- a CDS encoding ABC transporter substrate-binding protein has product MQKSSTRRRFLALAGISGVTGLAGCGGNAPSEEESATTAPTDTQEGIDADATATEPAETTEGETEFTGGTLRLASSGRIQTLDPPGAKAAGSGYNQYMEPPMKFENGDLPATGRLVTDYEISNDGRTYTLSLKEGVQFHPADELDESQQEMTASDVVYSWERIAQSENSRNKVDIIGGAFSIAHEGNTAEDPSNYEPWSMEIEAVDDYTVEFTLDTAFHGTLSSISSGTFSIIPEGAVGDVTRYDGIWDYDEFFGTAGDGPAFVGTGPFEVDSWSKGDELVLSRFEDYHGEGPYIDGIEYTALSGGSAEYQRAINGNLDMFQVPTSNFDADLVSIEEDRGQYEVGTYGPMENGETVNYGVGTTLRTEYFYFNTQRVERPVRRAIAWLVDQQEIANSIYKGVNNPAYTVTPNVVFPSSEDESPVSTQEQFVNDGYRAVDVPDGVGANGYPYGVGSFSIERAREIMEEAGYSDSEPYEMTMTVYSEANFTDANAWQEVATRIRDKATSAHINIEIERANLGTIISQAVEGSMDMFSLGDGMEWPEADNFLRYAHPPDDPSGQFTRWSYEDKSEWTSLMNRADEAWAHYQDHRAGGPENQRERNQAYLALEQCNWGAVHTLPTVYSVRQRWWTDDVDVRMVGPMGRQTFDGVTISRD; this is encoded by the coding sequence GTGCAGAAGAGCAGCACGAGACGACGCTTTCTGGCACTCGCAGGGATCTCAGGGGTAACGGGGTTGGCCGGTTGCGGCGGGAACGCACCATCCGAGGAGGAGTCGGCAACGACCGCGCCGACCGACACACAGGAGGGAATCGACGCCGACGCGACGGCGACCGAGCCCGCTGAAACGACCGAGGGCGAGACGGAGTTCACCGGGGGGACGCTCCGGCTCGCCTCCTCGGGGCGGATCCAGACGCTCGACCCGCCGGGCGCGAAAGCCGCCGGCTCCGGCTACAACCAGTATATGGAGCCACCGATGAAGTTCGAGAACGGCGACCTCCCGGCGACGGGGCGGCTGGTCACCGACTACGAAATCTCCAACGACGGCCGGACGTACACCCTCAGCCTGAAGGAGGGCGTACAGTTCCACCCGGCCGACGAACTGGACGAGTCCCAACAGGAGATGACCGCAAGCGACGTGGTGTACTCCTGGGAGCGCATCGCCCAATCGGAGAACTCGCGGAACAAGGTCGACATCATCGGCGGGGCGTTCAGCATCGCCCACGAGGGGAACACGGCGGAGGACCCGTCGAACTACGAGCCGTGGTCGATGGAGATCGAGGCGGTCGACGACTACACCGTCGAGTTCACGCTCGATACGGCGTTCCACGGCACGCTGTCGTCGATCTCCTCCGGGACGTTCAGCATCATCCCCGAGGGCGCGGTCGGCGACGTCACCAGGTACGACGGGATCTGGGACTACGACGAGTTCTTCGGGACCGCGGGCGACGGCCCCGCGTTCGTCGGCACCGGCCCGTTCGAGGTCGACAGTTGGAGCAAGGGCGACGAACTCGTCTTGAGCCGCTTCGAGGACTACCACGGCGAGGGACCGTACATCGACGGGATCGAGTACACCGCGCTGTCCGGCGGGAGCGCGGAGTACCAGCGTGCGATCAACGGCAACCTGGACATGTTCCAGGTGCCGACCTCGAACTTCGATGCGGACCTCGTCTCCATCGAGGAGGACCGTGGCCAGTACGAGGTCGGCACGTACGGCCCGATGGAGAACGGCGAGACGGTGAACTACGGCGTCGGAACGACGCTGCGGACGGAGTACTTCTACTTCAACACCCAGCGCGTCGAGCGGCCGGTCCGGCGGGCGATCGCGTGGCTGGTCGACCAACAGGAGATCGCGAACTCCATCTACAAGGGCGTCAACAACCCCGCATACACCGTCACGCCGAACGTCGTCTTCCCCAGCAGCGAGGACGAGAGCCCGGTTTCGACGCAGGAGCAGTTCGTCAACGACGGGTACCGAGCCGTCGATGTCCCGGACGGCGTCGGGGCGAACGGCTACCCGTACGGGGTCGGGAGCTTCAGCATCGAGCGGGCGCGCGAAATTATGGAGGAGGCGGGATACAGCGACAGCGAGCCCTACGAGATGACGATGACGGTGTACAGCGAGGCCAACTTCACGGACGCGAACGCGTGGCAGGAGGTCGCAACGCGCATCCGCGACAAGGCCACCTCCGCGCACATCAACATCGAGATCGAGCGTGCGAACCTCGGTACCATCATCTCGCAGGCGGTCGAGGGCTCGATGGATATGTTCTCGCTGGGCGACGGGATGGAGTGGCCGGAGGCGGACAACTTCCTCCGGTACGCCCACCCCCCCGACGACCCCAGCGGCCAGTTCACCCGGTGGTCCTACGAGGACAAAAGCGAGTGGACGTCGCTGATGAACCGCGCCGACGAGGCGTGGGCCCACTACCAGGACCACCGCGCCGGCGGCCCGGAGAACCAGCGCGAGCGCAACCAGGCGTACCTCGCGCTCGAGCAGTGTAACTGGGGTGCAGTGCACACGCTGCCGACGGTGTACTCCGTGCGCCAGCGGTGGTGGACCGACGACGTCGACGTCCGGATGGTCGGTCCCATGGGGCGGCAGACGTTCGACGGCGTTACCATCTCCCGGGACTGA
- a CDS encoding oligopeptide/dipeptide ABC transporter ATP-binding protein, with translation MSILEVEGLRTVFHTDKETVYAVDGIDFDVAAGETVGLVGESGSGKSVTARSIMGLVKPPGVIEDGSVRFRGDELTAGNWDRHRGDMAIVFQDPTNSLNPVYTVGNQIKESLRIHQGLRGREAHERAVEHLEAVGIPDAGRRVDEYPHQFSGGMQQRAVIAVALACDPDLLICDEPTTALDVTVQAQILDLLADLQATEDLAILFITHDMGVIEETTDRVNVMYAGEIVESAPVAELFSNPKHPYTKGLLASIPGRTATGDRLPTIEGEVPTPSAPAGSCRFAPRCPAAFDGCEAVHPEAVAVGEDHEAACLLYDEAYGETAEDADFFGGDRE, from the coding sequence GTGAGCATCCTCGAAGTCGAGGGCCTCAGGACGGTCTTCCACACCGACAAGGAGACGGTGTACGCGGTCGACGGCATCGACTTCGACGTCGCGGCCGGCGAGACGGTCGGCCTGGTCGGCGAGTCCGGCTCCGGGAAGAGCGTCACCGCGCGCTCGATCATGGGGCTGGTGAAACCCCCCGGCGTCATCGAGGACGGCAGCGTCCGGTTCCGGGGCGACGAACTCACCGCGGGGAACTGGGACCGCCACCGCGGCGATATGGCGATCGTCTTCCAGGACCCCACGAACAGCCTCAACCCCGTCTACACGGTCGGTAACCAGATCAAGGAGTCGCTGCGCATCCACCAGGGGTTGCGCGGCCGGGAGGCACACGAACGCGCGGTCGAACACTTAGAGGCGGTCGGTATCCCCGACGCCGGCCGCCGCGTCGACGAGTACCCCCACCAGTTCTCCGGCGGGATGCAGCAGCGGGCGGTGATCGCGGTGGCGCTGGCTTGCGACCCCGACCTGCTGATCTGCGACGAGCCGACGACCGCCCTCGACGTGACCGTCCAAGCGCAGATCCTGGATCTGCTCGCGGACCTCCAGGCGACGGAGGATCTCGCCATCCTGTTTATCACCCACGACATGGGCGTCATCGAGGAGACGACCGACCGCGTGAACGTGATGTACGCCGGCGAGATCGTGGAGTCCGCGCCCGTCGCGGAGCTGTTTTCGAACCCGAAACACCCCTACACGAAGGGGTTGCTCGCGAGCATCCCCGGCCGCACGGCGACGGGCGACCGGCTGCCCACCATCGAGGGGGAGGTCCCGACGCCGTCGGCGCCGGCCGGAAGCTGCCGGTTCGCGCCGCGGTGTCCGGCGGCGTTCGACGGCTGCGAGGCGGTTCATCCCGAGGCCGTCGCGGTCGGCGAGGACCACGAGGCGGCGTGTCTCCTGTACGACGAGGCGTACGGGGAGACGGCCGAGGACGCCGATTTCTTCGGGGGTGACCGGGAGTGA
- a CDS encoding uracil-DNA glycosylase family protein — protein sequence MENVTDRISNPFGMSPPCERFVPGYGDANAAFHVVGDHPRVHGGLDTGVPFTNAAGRRLQAALADAGLLTATGDAPAVADSFLSYIHLCAPAETPPSQSSYDDFEPFFDAELRAIAAHVLLPVGTRATAHVLQTYTAHPLDGDPDMEALHATERAGSGFLVVPIRDPSEWGSAHHDRLVEGLRRLRSIDFRREADLGRFLPGAESYLVR from the coding sequence GTGGAGAACGTCACCGACCGGATCAGCAACCCCTTCGGGATGTCCCCGCCGTGCGAACGGTTCGTTCCGGGGTACGGCGACGCCAACGCCGCGTTCCACGTCGTCGGCGACCACCCGAGGGTCCACGGCGGTCTCGATACCGGGGTCCCGTTCACCAACGCCGCCGGCCGCCGTCTCCAGGCGGCGCTGGCCGACGCCGGACTCCTGACTGCGACGGGCGACGCCCCGGCGGTCGCGGATTCGTTTCTCTCGTACATCCACCTGTGTGCGCCCGCGGAAACGCCGCCGTCGCAGTCGTCGTACGACGACTTCGAACCGTTCTTCGACGCCGAACTCCGCGCGATCGCCGCCCACGTCCTCCTGCCCGTCGGGACGCGGGCGACCGCACACGTCCTGCAGACCTACACCGCCCACCCGCTCGACGGCGACCCGGATATGGAGGCGCTCCACGCGACCGAGCGGGCCGGCAGCGGCTTCCTCGTCGTTCCGATCCGCGACCCCTCGGAGTGGGGGTCGGCCCACCACGACCGGCTGGTCGAGGGGCTCCGACGGCTCCGGTCGATTGACTTCCGCCGCGAGGCGGATCTCGGCCGCTTTCTCCCGGGCGCGGAGTCGTATCTGGTCCGGTGA
- a CDS encoding J domain-containing protein, protein MSVAVASSAWGRRRSVDASTPLTSRDPLSVDSIRAITKSRRGMENFYELLGVSEDASTDEIDRAWRERVRRYHPDVNDDARATAQFKTLQTAHEVLTDGTERAAYDRLGHETYVEERLDGLPTAGDAPATERDGSNDGGTSGGTGATGGGRTGATGRTTGSGRTGESRSRSRGSGRAGQSAGPNRRERAADAGTGRDRGGGTSARSETSTTRERRRPRRPLAYGWATVAAVSAVYLVGLWSYLGANASALATLAEAPPATIPASLARAGDLIAPGTFVLDAVAAGAVLPLTLAAGAIGLAVGFLAVVASFGRGAAYLYAAGGVAPAAALAVGPVVAAPDGAVLLLAVVIPVATAGLFLVDVGRELLAGP, encoded by the coding sequence ATGAGCGTTGCCGTCGCGTCGTCGGCCTGGGGGCGGCGCCGGTCGGTGGACGCATCCACCCCGCTCACCAGTCGCGACCCGCTGTCGGTAGATTCAATCCGGGCGATCACGAAATCGCGCCGGGGGATGGAGAACTTCTACGAGCTCCTGGGGGTGTCCGAGGACGCCTCGACCGACGAGATCGACCGGGCGTGGCGCGAACGGGTCCGCCGCTACCACCCGGACGTGAACGACGACGCGCGGGCGACCGCCCAGTTCAAGACGCTCCAGACGGCCCACGAGGTGCTGACAGACGGGACCGAGCGGGCCGCCTACGACCGGCTGGGACACGAGACGTACGTCGAAGAGCGGCTCGACGGGCTCCCGACCGCCGGCGACGCGCCGGCGACGGAGCGGGACGGCTCGAACGACGGCGGTACGTCCGGCGGGACGGGAGCGACCGGCGGCGGTCGGACAGGGGCCACCGGTCGGACGACCGGCAGCGGTCGGACTGGCGAAAGCAGGTCCCGGAGCCGAGGGAGCGGACGCGCCGGCCAGAGCGCCGGACCGAACCGGCGGGAGCGAGCGGCGGACGCCGGAACGGGGAGGGATCGGGGCGGAGGAACGTCCGCGCGGAGTGAGACGTCGACGACGAGGGAGCGACGACGGCCCCGGAGACCGCTGGCGTACGGGTGGGCGACGGTCGCGGCCGTCAGCGCGGTCTACCTCGTCGGACTGTGGTCGTACCTCGGAGCGAACGCGTCGGCGCTCGCGACGCTCGCCGAGGCGCCGCCCGCGACCATCCCCGCGTCGCTTGCTCGGGCGGGGGACCTCATCGCGCCCGGGACGTTCGTTCTCGACGCCGTTGCGGCGGGCGCGGTACTCCCGCTTACCCTCGCTGCGGGGGCGATCGGGTTGGCGGTGGGCTTTCTCGCCGTGGTCGCGTCGTTCGGGCGCGGCGCGGCGTATCTCTACGCCGCGGGCGGGGTCGCGCCCGCCGCGGCGCTCGCGGTCGGTCCGGTCGTCGCCGCCCCGGACGGGGCGGTACTCCTGCTCGCCGTGGTGATCCCCGTCGCGACCGCGGGGCTGTTCCTCGTCGACGTCGGCCGGGAACTCCTCGCCGGGCCGTAG
- a CDS encoding DNA-directed RNA polymerase subunit L, with translation MELRVIDKTDEELRMEVAGEDHTFMNVIKGALLETDGVAAATYDMNPEQSGGQTEPILSIKTEAGVDPLDALGEASRNVQTTVEDFSAAFEAAAP, from the coding sequence ATGGAACTGCGGGTCATCGACAAGACCGACGAGGAACTCCGGATGGAGGTCGCAGGCGAGGATCACACGTTCATGAACGTGATCAAAGGCGCGCTTCTGGAGACCGACGGCGTCGCCGCCGCGACCTACGATATGAACCCCGAACAGTCGGGTGGTCAGACCGAACCCATCCTCTCGATCAAGACCGAGGCCGGCGTCGATCCCCTCGACGCGCTGGGCGAGGCCTCCCGCAACGTCCAGACGACCGTCGAGGACTTCTCGGCCGCGTTCGAGGCCGCTGCGCCGTAA
- a CDS encoding oligopeptide/dipeptide ABC transporter ATP-binding protein, with product MTDPLLAVEDLRKYYDDGGLFGDDPVKAVDGVSFELSEGETLGLVGESGCGKTTLGRTVVGLEDATDGRITSRGRDVTNVSGAERRAFQQNAQIVFQDPESSLNDRMTVGEIVREPLDGHGWQSPRDREERVFDLLSRVGLREEHYYRYPHQFSGGQLQRIGIARALALEPDFLVLDEPVSALDVSVQARIINLLEDLQEEFGLTYLFIAHDLSVVRHIADRVAVMYLGNLVELGPTERVFRTPHHPYTQSLLSAIPGSQAADAGVTEEEIPLRGTPPSPRDPPEGCAFATRCPAKIHPEGYDLSEQAWAAIEEFRTVLRERARSERSLVETVRRRLGVSDAPEEFAELQSLLFADVTLPADAADVVDRATELAAEGRDEAASAALADAFGSVCDSETPADYERGDGAAHRSRCHRHDEGYAETAPVLRDRAGSVERIRDA from the coding sequence GTGACCGACCCGTTGCTCGCGGTCGAGGACCTCCGGAAGTACTACGACGACGGCGGGCTGTTCGGCGACGACCCGGTAAAGGCCGTCGACGGCGTCTCCTTCGAGCTGTCGGAAGGCGAGACGTTGGGCCTGGTCGGGGAGTCCGGCTGCGGGAAGACGACCCTCGGCCGCACCGTCGTCGGGCTGGAGGACGCCACCGACGGCCGGATCACGTCCCGCGGCCGCGACGTGACGAACGTCTCCGGGGCCGAGCGTCGGGCGTTCCAGCAGAACGCCCAGATCGTCTTCCAGGACCCCGAGTCCAGCCTCAACGACCGGATGACGGTCGGCGAGATCGTCCGCGAGCCGCTGGACGGCCACGGCTGGCAGTCGCCGCGCGACCGGGAGGAGCGCGTGTTCGACCTCCTCTCCCGCGTCGGCCTCCGGGAGGAACACTACTACCGGTACCCACACCAGTTCTCCGGCGGCCAGCTCCAGCGGATCGGGATCGCGCGGGCGCTGGCCCTCGAACCGGATTTCCTCGTCCTCGACGAGCCCGTGAGCGCGCTCGACGTCTCCGTACAGGCACGGATCATCAACCTGCTCGAAGATCTCCAAGAGGAGTTCGGGCTGACGTATCTGTTCATCGCCCACGACCTCTCGGTCGTCCGCCACATCGCCGACCGGGTCGCCGTGATGTATCTCGGCAACCTGGTGGAACTCGGGCCGACCGAGCGCGTGTTCCGGACGCCGCACCACCCGTACACGCAGTCGCTGCTCTCCGCGATCCCGGGGTCGCAGGCGGCCGACGCGGGCGTGACCGAGGAGGAGATCCCGCTCCGCGGGACGCCGCCGAGCCCGCGTGACCCCCCCGAGGGCTGTGCGTTCGCGACGCGGTGTCCGGCGAAGATCCACCCCGAGGGGTACGACCTCTCCGAGCAGGCGTGGGCCGCCATCGAGGAGTTCCGGACGGTGCTCCGCGAGCGGGCTCGCTCGGAGCGATCGCTCGTCGAGACGGTTCGACGGCGACTGGGGGTGAGCGACGCACCCGAGGAGTTCGCGGAGCTACAGTCGTTGCTGTTCGCGGACGTGACGCTCCCGGCCGACGCCGCGGACGTCGTCGACCGCGCGACCGAACTCGCGGCGGAGGGCCGCGACGAGGCGGCGTCGGCGGCGCTTGCCGACGCCTTCGGGAGCGTCTGCGACAGCGAGACGCCCGCCGACTACGAGCGCGGCGACGGCGCCGCCCACCGGAGCCGGTGCCACCGCCACGACGAGGGGTACGCGGAGACGGCGCCGGTCCTGCGCGACCGGGCCGGAAGCGTCGAGCGGATCCGGGACGCGTGA
- a CDS encoding ABC transporter permease has product MGETHTRVPLRTRLRNAPGPAAQWLGIGVVLLSVQAGAVAHFAATLLVDLVAALPAVAPGVLQAVADAAAEIPTLLSREVIPNQGHYDGQGYVGTFLGLQPMYAWLLRVAAIYAYAFVVAGWVFAGYRIHRRHYRVADWAPIDDVIDRLRSHYWGLFGLVVVLSFVTMAVFAPALGPTTVDQNIGEPYGHQIEYWDASAGTVEQVSVGVANQNTRSAGNSDLNVGPMTYDDYGRFHPFGTMPSGQDLFTFIVAGSRLSLIIGLLAVALSSAIAVSGALVSAYYKGRVDLGLVVVSDSIMAMPRLLLLIMLTVILGGTWLGSLYGGGLVLGLIFAGTGWPFLWRSFRGPALQVAENEWIDAAKMYGRRPWTIMRKHMLPYILGYVLVYGSMTLGGAIIAIAGLSFLGLGVNAPTPEWGRAVNAGQEYVGTVSWHISFIPGALITLVVTGFNALGDGIRDAIDPQSDSAADETGGGAQGGGA; this is encoded by the coding sequence ATGGGGGAGACACACACCCGGGTCCCGCTCCGGACCCGCCTGCGGAACGCCCCGGGGCCGGCCGCCCAGTGGCTCGGAATCGGCGTCGTGTTGCTGAGCGTCCAGGCGGGCGCGGTCGCACATTTCGCGGCGACGCTCCTCGTCGACCTGGTCGCGGCCCTGCCGGCCGTCGCGCCGGGGGTCCTGCAGGCGGTCGCGGACGCGGCCGCCGAGATACCCACGTTGCTCTCCCGGGAGGTCATCCCGAACCAGGGCCACTACGACGGCCAGGGGTACGTCGGGACGTTCCTGGGGCTCCAGCCGATGTACGCGTGGCTGCTCCGCGTCGCCGCCATCTACGCGTACGCCTTCGTCGTCGCCGGCTGGGTGTTCGCCGGGTACCGCATCCATCGCCGGCACTACCGGGTCGCCGACTGGGCGCCGATCGACGACGTGATCGACCGGCTCCGGTCGCACTACTGGGGGCTGTTCGGGCTGGTCGTCGTGCTGTCGTTCGTCACGATGGCCGTGTTCGCGCCGGCGCTGGGGCCGACGACGGTCGACCAGAACATCGGGGAACCGTACGGCCACCAGATCGAGTACTGGGACGCCAGCGCCGGCACCGTTGAGCAGGTGTCGGTCGGCGTGGCCAACCAGAACACGCGGTCGGCCGGGAACTCCGACCTGAACGTCGGACCGATGACGTACGACGACTACGGCCGGTTCCACCCGTTCGGGACGATGCCGTCCGGCCAGGACCTGTTCACGTTCATCGTGGCGGGGTCGCGGCTCTCGCTGATCATCGGCCTGCTCGCGGTCGCGCTGAGCAGCGCCATCGCGGTCTCCGGCGCGCTCGTGTCGGCGTACTACAAGGGCCGGGTCGACCTCGGCCTCGTCGTGGTGTCGGACTCGATTATGGCGATGCCCCGACTCCTGTTGCTCATCATGCTCACGGTGATCCTCGGCGGCACCTGGCTCGGCAGCCTCTACGGTGGCGGTCTCGTCCTCGGGTTGATCTTCGCCGGCACCGGGTGGCCGTTCCTCTGGCGATCGTTCCGCGGCCCCGCCCTCCAGGTCGCCGAAAACGAGTGGATCGACGCCGCGAAGATGTACGGCCGCCGCCCGTGGACGATCATGCGCAAGCATATGCTGCCGTACATCCTCGGCTACGTGCTCGTTTACGGGTCGATGACGCTCGGCGGCGCCATCATCGCCATCGCCGGGCTGTCGTTCCTCGGACTGGGGGTGAACGCGCCGACCCCCGAGTGGGGCCGCGCGGTCAACGCCGGCCAGGAGTACGTCGGGACGGTGTCGTGGCACATCTCGTTCATCCCCGGCGCGCTCATCACGCTCGTCGTCACCGGGTTCAACGCCCTGGGGGACGGCATCCGCGACGCCATCGACCCCCAGTCCGACAGCGCCGCCGACGAGACGGGCGGCGGCGCACAGGGGGGTGGCGCGTGA
- a CDS encoding MBL fold metallo-hydrolase, whose product MEFTRIRLNNTVFEGQNNAYVIHGEVPTLIDTGVAMPEVRADLVEGLADAGLELPDLERILLTHWHADHSGLAGELAAESGATVFAHEADVPLVAGDDDAFAALWDRRDRRFGEWGIPPDKQAELESFRTEFAGATGESVAVEPLTDGDQVAAGDGELSVLRLPGHAAGLVAYETVAADGSPADPAEAFVGDAILPQYTPNVGGADLRVDRPLERYVDSLDRLAARDLDRAWPGHRDPIDDPAGRAAEIRTHHVERTRRVIEALREGGPADTWTVSARLFGDLEGIHILHGPGEASAHLDHLERHGIVDRDGTEYRLVDADPDVPSLFPNTKY is encoded by the coding sequence ATGGAGTTCACGCGGATCCGGCTCAACAACACGGTGTTCGAGGGGCAGAACAACGCCTACGTGATCCACGGCGAGGTGCCGACGCTGATCGACACCGGCGTTGCGATGCCCGAGGTCCGGGCGGACCTGGTCGAGGGGCTCGCCGACGCTGGCCTCGAGCTTCCGGATCTGGAACGGATCCTGCTCACGCACTGGCACGCCGACCACAGCGGGCTCGCGGGCGAACTCGCCGCGGAGTCCGGGGCGACGGTGTTCGCCCACGAGGCCGACGTGCCGCTCGTCGCGGGCGACGACGACGCCTTCGCCGCGCTGTGGGACCGCCGGGACCGCCGGTTCGGAGAGTGGGGTATCCCCCCGGACAAACAGGCGGAGTTGGAGTCGTTCCGCACCGAATTCGCGGGCGCGACGGGGGAGTCAGTGGCGGTCGAACCGCTGACGGACGGCGACCAGGTTGCGGCCGGGGACGGCGAGCTCTCGGTGCTCCGTCTCCCCGGCCACGCCGCCGGACTGGTCGCCTACGAGACCGTCGCCGCCGACGGCTCGCCTGCCGATCCCGCCGAGGCGTTCGTCGGCGACGCCATCCTCCCGCAGTACACCCCGAACGTCGGCGGCGCGGACCTCCGCGTGGACCGGCCGCTGGAACGGTACGTCGACAGCCTCGACCGGCTGGCGGCCCGCGATCTCGACCGCGCGTGGCCCGGCCACCGCGACCCGATCGACGACCCCGCCGGCCGGGCGGCGGAGATCCGGACCCACCACGTCGAACGGACCCGACGCGTGATCGAGGCGCTGCGTGAGGGCGGGCCGGCCGACACCTGGACCGTCAGCGCCCGGCTGTTCGGCGACCTCGAGGGGATCCACATCCTCCACGGTCCCGGCGAGGCGTCCGCGCACCTGGACCACCTCGAACGTCACGGGATCGTCGACCGCGACGGGACCGAGTACCGCCTCGTCGACGCCGATCCCGACGTCCCGTCGCTGTTCCCGAATACGAAATACTGA
- a CDS encoding DUF5793 family protein: MRRDYFELDVDNVTWVDGGGDPKKPLVRIDFRGPREELERRLSDPAGTYLDAEETDVAFRLQDSLEESDAGGVVSVTNRITGDFVLELNQDADDVLTFIRAAREYGHTAADADDGRYRVEVSIDGDDVVAYEKQTFLVYDAEGNLLRSHSLIPSGVEL, from the coding sequence ATGAGGCGGGACTACTTCGAACTAGATGTCGACAACGTCACGTGGGTCGACGGGGGCGGCGATCCCAAGAAGCCGCTCGTCCGGATCGACTTTCGTGGCCCCAGGGAGGAACTCGAGCGGCGGCTCTCGGATCCGGCCGGAACGTATCTCGACGCAGAGGAGACCGACGTGGCGTTCCGGCTGCAGGACTCCCTCGAGGAGTCGGACGCGGGCGGCGTCGTGAGCGTCACGAACCGGATCACCGGCGACTTCGTCCTGGAACTCAACCAGGACGCCGACGACGTACTGACGTTCATCCGGGCCGCCCGGGAGTACGGCCACACTGCCGCCGACGCCGACGACGGCCGGTACCGGGTCGAAGTCAGCATCGACGGCGACGACGTCGTCGCCTACGAGAAACAGACGTTTCTGGTCTACGACGCCGAGGGCAACCTCCTTCGGTCTCACAGCCTGATCCCCTCGGGCGTCGAACTCTAA
- a CDS encoding ABC transporter permease translates to MSRARYLAKRLAMTLPVLWAGMSMTWFAIYMGPIDPAASVLGSTQTQDPEAYEAAREQLGLDQAPLAHYQDWMWNMLTLDLGQTWLLYPGSSVDTLILQFLPRTLWLGVWAVIIAVFVGVPLGFYAGLHSNTLPDYVASLGGIVWRAMPNFWLAVMLLTLLVQSQDLLGIDWDSLIVPVDAITGNPNLQNLHRPSNFLAATKKILPASVVLGSAAMGNEMRIGRTAVLETKQSKYVDLARAKGVPDRLLVWKHIFRNALVPLVPLVTNEAFLLIGGSVLVETVFGIQGMGFLFFRAAIQGDLPLIGALMFIFIVVMLAINILQDILYTIIDPRVGYEGN, encoded by the coding sequence ATGAGCCGGGCCCGCTACCTGGCGAAGCGGCTCGCGATGACCCTGCCGGTGCTGTGGGCGGGGATGAGTATGACGTGGTTCGCCATCTATATGGGCCCCATCGACCCGGCGGCGAGCGTCCTGGGGAGTACACAGACGCAGGACCCCGAGGCGTACGAGGCCGCCAGGGAGCAACTCGGCTTGGACCAGGCGCCGCTTGCGCACTACCAGGACTGGATGTGGAACATGTTGACGCTGGATCTCGGCCAGACGTGGCTGCTGTACCCCGGGTCGTCGGTCGACACGCTCATCCTCCAGTTCCTGCCGCGGACGCTGTGGCTCGGCGTGTGGGCGGTCATCATCGCCGTCTTCGTCGGCGTCCCGCTGGGGTTCTACGCGGGCCTGCACTCCAACACCCTCCCGGACTACGTCGCGTCGCTTGGCGGCATCGTGTGGCGGGCGATGCCGAACTTCTGGTTGGCCGTGATGCTGCTGACGCTTCTGGTCCAGTCGCAGGACCTTCTCGGCATCGACTGGGACAGCCTGATCGTCCCGGTCGACGCCATCACGGGCAACCCAAACCTGCAGAACCTCCACCGCCCGTCGAACTTCCTTGCGGCGACGAAGAAGATCCTGCCGGCGTCGGTCGTTCTGGGATCGGCCGCGATGGGCAACGAGATGCGCATCGGCCGCACGGCGGTCTTGGAGACCAAGCAGTCGAAGTACGTCGACCTCGCGCGTGCGAAGGGCGTCCCCGACCGGCTTCTCGTCTGGAAACACATCTTCCGGAACGCGCTCGTCCCGCTGGTGCCGCTTGTCACGAACGAGGCGTTCCTCCTCATCGGCGGGTCGGTGCTCGTCGAGACGGTGTTCGGCATCCAGGGGATGGGCTTTCTGTTCTTCCGGGCGGCGATCCAGGGGGACCTCCCGCTGATCGGCGCGCTGATGTTCATCTTCATCGTCGTGATGCTCGCGATCAACATCCTACAGGACATCCTGTACACGATCATCGACCCGCGCGTCGGGTACGAGGGGAACTGA